The region TTATAAATTTGAAAAAGATATGGATAATGTGACTGCCACTTATTCTCAAAATCCAAACGGTACCATTCGTGTTGACAATAAAGGATACAATTACGTTAAAAAAGAATGGAAAGAATCCATCGGGGAAGCAAAATTCGTGAAAGATAAAAATGAAGCCCAGCTGAAAGTATCATTCTTTAAGCCAATTTGGGCTGGATACAATGTCATTGATATTGATGAAAACTACCAGTATGCTTTAGTTGCTGGAAGCAGTTTAAAATATCTGTGGATTCTCTCCCGAACAAAAGAGCTTCCTGAAAGCATTCGACAACGTTTTTTAGAAAAAGCAAAAAATATTGGTTACAATACAAATGAGTTAATTTGGGTAAAACATAATTAAGTCATTGCGAGGAGCTAAGCGACGAAGCAATCTCTTCACATAATAATACAAAGTCTATCATTCTGACGAAGGAAGAATCTATGCTATTTGAAAATTTCTTTACATAATAAAGGATTCTTCAGTACGCTTTGCTTCTTTCAGGATGACAGGCTTTGCGTTTTAATTCAAACTTTTATACTCTTTCCATTCCTCATACCGATGATCTATAAGCTGTTTCATAAGATCATAGTTTTTGTAGGTATCTTCAATATGGTAGAACGTTTCGTATTCATAATCACTTTCTTCCGCTTTTGCATCAAAAAGATTGATATAATCATCAGCAAATGAACTGAACCTGTTCCCAAAATCAGTGTCATCAGCATAATAATCCTTTGCAAAACTGTTTCCCAGATCATTAAGATCATATTTAGAAAACTTCCCGTCCATAACATCCATAACGAATTCTGCACCTGTGATCTCTCTTCTTTTTAATTTTTCAATTTCTTCTTGATAATCTTCTTTCAGTTCATCAGAAATTAAATCGTGAGTAATACACCAGTTTAAGAACATTCCGGTGTGGGTAGCGCCGTTTTTTTCAGGAAGACCTTCTGGAAAATCACCTCCATAATGCCATGAAGCATCATCATATTTTGACATAAACAAATTATAATTTTAAACAATTTCCGCCAAAAATAGAAAAAATCAATTTATATTGCCCGTCAATGAGAATTTTCCGTCATTTGTAGACGAATTTTTTTCGAAAAATAAATATGAAAAATGCTGTTCTGATTACGATTGGTGACGAAATCCTTTCCGGAAATACGGTTGATACCAATTCGAATTTTATTGCCACCGAGCTTAAAAATATAGGAATTAAAGTTTCACAGATCTTTACCATTTCAGATGAAATAGAAACCATTAAAAAAACAATTGAATCGGCCTTTGAAACAGGAGATTTAATTATTACAACAGGAGGTTTAGGACCAACAAGAGATGATAAGACCAAAAAAGCGATCGCTGAATTCTTTCATGATGAAATTGCTTTGGACGAAGCTACCTTCAACCATCTTAAAAGCTATATGGAAAGAAGGGGCCGTCTGGAAATTCTTGAGAGAAATCGAGAACAAGCCTTCGTGCCTACAAAATCTACGGTTTTTCAGAATCATTTTGGAACCGCACCTTGTATGATGATGGAGCAGGACGGGAAATTGCTATTCAGTTTGCCGGGAGTTCCGTACGAAGTAAAACCGCTTATTAAAGATCAGATTGTTCCTTTTCTACAGGAAAAATATAATCTGGACTATATTTTTACAAGAATAGTTTCCGTTGTAGGAATTCCGGAAAGTATTTTAGCAGATACTATAGAACCTTGGGAACTGGCTTTGCCTGAAAATTTAGCCTTATCTTATCTTCCTATCGGAACCCGTGTGAAACTAAGACTGACAGGAAGCGGGGAAAACGAAACGCTTTTGCAACAGCAATTGGAAGAAGAAATTCAGAAATTATTGCCTTTAATCAAAGACAATGTTATTGCAACTTCTGAAGATAAGATAGAGAAAATTCTTGCAGAGATTTTAACGGAGAGACAACTGACAGTTTCTACGGCTGAAAGCTGTACAGGAGGTGAGCTGGCAAAAATGATTACTTCTATTTCAGGAAGTTCAAAATATTATCTCGGAGGAATCGTGGCTTATGCAACTGAAAAGAAAATCGGGATTTTAAAGGTTAAAAAAGAAACGGTTGATGAATTTACAGTAGTCAGTGAACAGGTGGCTTCAGAAATGGCGGAAGGTTGTCAGCAATTATTTGGAACTCATATTTCACTTTCAACAACCGGTGTTGCAGGTCCGGGAAAAGGAGAGGACGGAAAAGATGTGGGAACGGTTTTTTACACCATCAGAATCGGTGAAAAAGAAATGACTTCAAAATTATATATGCCTCATTTGGAACGACTTGATTTTATGAATTTTGTTTCACAGAAAATTATTCAGGATTTAGTGGGAGTTTTGATAAATAATTAAGAGCCAACGAATTTTAATTTTTTTTTAATTAAATTCGAGATAGATTTTCATGCTTTTTGACCTCACTGAAAAAAATATAAATTGTGGAAAATTCAAGACAGATTTTTCAGACCGATAATAAAAAACGTTGGAGAAACGTCCAATGGGGAACCCGTGTTTTCATCTTTGTTGCGGTACTGCTTTTCTTGGCTCTAGGTCTGATGATGACATTGGACAGAAGCCCTAAAATTCCGTTTAAAGAAGATTATAAAGCGGTAATTACAGCGAACAAACCCTTTCTTCAGGAAAATAAAATTTCAAAAGAATATAAAGGTTTCAGAAATTTTATTTCTGAAAAGACAATTCATACCAATCTTGCAAAAATTGAAAAAGCAAGAGCGGAAAGACTTAAGAATCAAAACCGAAACTGGGCTCAATTTCCCGGAGGAATACGTTCTGCATTCTATGTAGCATGGGACCCTCAGTCTCTGATGTCTTTAAAGAGAAACGTTAAGCATATCAATCTGGTTTTCCCTGAATGGTTTTTCCTTGATCCTAAAACAGGTGACCTGAAAACGAACGTTGATCCTGAAGGTTATAAAGTGATCAAAAGAACAGGGGTTGCTGCAATGCCGATCTTAAGCAATAACTTCCAGCAGGAATTCCATTCTGAAGGTCTAGGAAAAGTTTTGAAAAATCCTCAGGAAAGAACAAAGCTGATTCAAAAACTGGTTCAGCAATGTCTTAAATTTAATTTTAAAGGAATCAATATTGACTTTGAGGAAATGAATCTGGATTCTGATGAGAATCTGATTGCCTTCATGAAAGAACTTTCTGATACTTTCAAGCAAAATAAGCTGCTCGTTACAATGGATGTGATGACGGATAATGATGATTATAATATTGAGAAATTAAATCCGTACGTAGATTATTTTGTATTAATGGCTTATGACGAATACTCTGCAGATAGTGATGCCGGACCTATTTCTTCGCAAAAATGGGTAGAAGCCCAAACCGGAAAATTTTTAAAGAAAACATCTCCGAACAAAATAATTTTAGGATTGGGAGCTTATGGTTACGACTGGAGTACCAATAAAGATGATAACAGCTCAGTAACCTATATGCAGGCGATTACAAAAGCCAATGCAAGTAAAGCAGTTATTAATTTTGATGATAATACTTTCAATTTAAACTATTCATATACTGACTCAAAAAACAATACCCATACCGTATTTTTCAATGATGCGGCTTCCATTTTCAATACCATGCGTTTTTCTTCAGAATATCCTTTGGCGGGAACTGCACTTTGGAGATTGGGAAGTGAAGACAGCCGGATATGGAACTTTTATGATAAGGATCTGACTTTTGCGGGGTTGGCAAAATTAAATTTAAAAACGCTGGAAAATGTGAAAGGTCAGACGATGGTCGATTATATTGGTGATGGAGAAGTTCTGGATGTGTTGAATACGCCTCACGATGGAAAAATTGCTGTGGAAATTGATCCAAAAGAAAAAATAATTACCGATGAAAATTACCTGACGTATCCAAGTTCTTATGAAGTGAAAAAATATGGGCAGGCTCCTCAAAAAGAATTGGTATTGACGTTTGATGATGGTCCGGATGAAACCTACACTCCTCAAATCCTGGATGTACTATCTAAATACCATGTTCCGGCAGCATTCTTTTTAGTAGGTCTAAATGCTGAAAAAAACCTTCCTTTGGTTAAAAGAATTTATAGAGAAGGTCATGAAATAGGAAACCATACTTTTACGCACGAAAATGTTGCAAAAGTAAGTCCGGAAAGAGCTTTGCTGGAACTGAAGCTGACAAGACTGCTGATAGAATGTATTACAGGACACAGCACCATTCTTTTCAGAGCGCCGTATAACGCAGATTCTGAGCCTACAACTTCAGAAGAAATAATACCTGTTGCTTTGGCAAGACAGCAAAATTATTTAGACATCGGTGAAAATATCGATCCTGAAGACTGGCAGCCCGGAGTAACAGCGGATGAAATCGTAAAACGTGTAATGGCCGGGATAAAAGCAGAGCGTGGAAACATTATTCTTCTCCACGATGCAGGGGGTGATACCCGTGAAGAAACCGTAAAAGCATTGAAAATCCTGATTCCGGCTTTGCAGAAACAAGGATATCATTTTACCAATCTGGCATCGATTTTACATAAAAATAAAGGAGAGTTGATGCCTGAAGTTCCTAAGACAAGAGCATATTATGTTATGCAGCTAAATCTGGTTCTGGCAACGATTATTTACGGAGTCAGCCACTTTTTGGTAGCACTTTTTACCATCTTTATCGGTTTGGGACTCGTAAGATTGATTATTATGCTGTATTGGGCTTTTAAAGAAAAAAGAAAAGAGAAAAAACTAGGAGAATTTCCGGTTCTGGAAACGTATCCAAAAGTTTCAATCATTGTGCCGGCTTACAATGAGGAGGTAAATATTGTGTCTTCTTTGCATAATTTATTAAAGCAGACCTATCCGAATTTCAATATCATATTAGTTGATGACGGAAGTAAAGATTCTACTTATGAAAAGGCAAAAGAAGTATTTTCTGATCATCCGAAACTGAAGATTTTACGTAAAGCAAATGGGGGAAAAGCAACAGCTCTAAACTTCGGAATTTCTCAAACCGATGCGGAATATGTAGTTTGTATTGACGCCGATACAAAACTGGAACAGAATGCTGTAAAATATTTGATAGCGAGGTTTTTAAACTCGACTCCGGAAGAAAAAATTGCCGCTGTTGCAGGAAACGTAAAAGTTGGAAATACAGTAAACTGGTTAACAAAATGGCAGTCTATAGAATATACAACCAGTCAGAATTTTGACCGATTGGCTTATGCGAATATCAATGCCATCACAGTGATTCCGGGAGCAATTGGAGCGTTCAGAAAATCTGTTGTTGAGGAGGTTGGAGGATATTCTTCTGATACTTTGGCAGAAGATTGTGATATAACCGTAAAAATTTTAAGAAATGGTTATACCGTTGCCAATGAAAATCTTGCGGTTGCCGTAACAGAAGCGCCTGAAACTGTAAAACAGTTTTTAAAACAACGTTTCAGATGGACCTACGGAATCATGCAGATGTTCTGGAAGCAGAGACAGACTTTTCTTAATCCGAAATATAAAGGACTCGGACTTTGGGCAATGCCGAATATATTATTGTTTCAGTATATTATTCCGTTTTTTTCTCCGCTTGCGGATGTTATCATGTTTTTTGGGATTTTATCAGGAAACGGAAGTAAAATATTCAGTTACTATTTAATTTTCCTTTTGGTGGATGCTTCATTGGCTTTTATAGCTTTCATTATGCAGAAAGAAAAACTGGTGAACTTACTATATGTTATTCCGCAACGTTTCGGATACAGATGGTTGATGTATATTGTACTGTTCCGAAGCTTAAGAAGAGCGCTTAAAGGTGAAATGCAGACTTGGGGATTCCTGAAACGCACCGGTAATGTAAAAGAAATTGCAGCTTCTTAATATTTTGTTTTAGAAGCTATTTCCTGCTTTCGCTACTCGCTTTTTCTGGTTTTCGGCGCGGCGGCAAAGCCGCCGCGCCGAAAACCAGAAAAGAGCTCAAACATACCGCTCAATCAGGGCTAGAGTGGTAATTATTAATTTAGAATCAGGAAAAAAATACAAAGTTTTATCATTTTTTTAAGATCAAAACAATGTTTTTTTAATATGATAAATCTCCTTTATTCAGAGTAAAGAATTTAAATGTAAACTTGATCTTAATATTTAATTAAATTTGTTTTCATAAAAAAGTAACAAATTAAAAAAAAGTTACACTTATTGTTAAATTGTAATTAGAAATGAAAAAATTAACGCTTTCTTT is a window of Candidatus Chryseobacterium colombiense DNA encoding:
- a CDS encoding lipocalin family protein, whose translation is MKTLQKIAIPVSLGVLGLILFNSCSTGIPKGATAVKNFNADKYLGKWYEIARFDYKFEKDMDNVTATYSQNPNGTIRVDNKGYNYVKKEWKESIGEAKFVKDKNEAQLKVSFFKPIWAGYNVIDIDENYQYALVAGSSLKYLWILSRTKELPESIRQRFLEKAKNIGYNTNELIWVKHN
- a CDS encoding glycosyltransferase — translated: MENSRQIFQTDNKKRWRNVQWGTRVFIFVAVLLFLALGLMMTLDRSPKIPFKEDYKAVITANKPFLQENKISKEYKGFRNFISEKTIHTNLAKIEKARAERLKNQNRNWAQFPGGIRSAFYVAWDPQSLMSLKRNVKHINLVFPEWFFLDPKTGDLKTNVDPEGYKVIKRTGVAAMPILSNNFQQEFHSEGLGKVLKNPQERTKLIQKLVQQCLKFNFKGINIDFEEMNLDSDENLIAFMKELSDTFKQNKLLVTMDVMTDNDDYNIEKLNPYVDYFVLMAYDEYSADSDAGPISSQKWVEAQTGKFLKKTSPNKIILGLGAYGYDWSTNKDDNSSVTYMQAITKANASKAVINFDDNTFNLNYSYTDSKNNTHTVFFNDAASIFNTMRFSSEYPLAGTALWRLGSEDSRIWNFYDKDLTFAGLAKLNLKTLENVKGQTMVDYIGDGEVLDVLNTPHDGKIAVEIDPKEKIITDENYLTYPSSYEVKKYGQAPQKELVLTFDDGPDETYTPQILDVLSKYHVPAAFFLVGLNAEKNLPLVKRIYREGHEIGNHTFTHENVAKVSPERALLELKLTRLLIECITGHSTILFRAPYNADSEPTTSEEIIPVALARQQNYLDIGENIDPEDWQPGVTADEIVKRVMAGIKAERGNIILLHDAGGDTREETVKALKILIPALQKQGYHFTNLASILHKNKGELMPEVPKTRAYYVMQLNLVLATIIYGVSHFLVALFTIFIGLGLVRLIIMLYWAFKEKRKEKKLGEFPVLETYPKVSIIVPAYNEEVNIVSSLHNLLKQTYPNFNIILVDDGSKDSTYEKAKEVFSDHPKLKILRKANGGKATALNFGISQTDAEYVVCIDADTKLEQNAVKYLIARFLNSTPEEKIAAVAGNVKVGNTVNWLTKWQSIEYTTSQNFDRLAYANINAITVIPGAIGAFRKSVVEEVGGYSSDTLAEDCDITVKILRNGYTVANENLAVAVTEAPETVKQFLKQRFRWTYGIMQMFWKQRQTFLNPKYKGLGLWAMPNILLFQYIIPFFSPLADVIMFFGILSGNGSKIFSYYLIFLLVDASLAFIAFIMQKEKLVNLLYVIPQRFGYRWLMYIVLFRSLRRALKGEMQTWGFLKRTGNVKEIAAS
- a CDS encoding CinA family nicotinamide mononucleotide deamidase-related protein, translating into MKNAVLITIGDEILSGNTVDTNSNFIATELKNIGIKVSQIFTISDEIETIKKTIESAFETGDLIITTGGLGPTRDDKTKKAIAEFFHDEIALDEATFNHLKSYMERRGRLEILERNREQAFVPTKSTVFQNHFGTAPCMMMEQDGKLLFSLPGVPYEVKPLIKDQIVPFLQEKYNLDYIFTRIVSVVGIPESILADTIEPWELALPENLALSYLPIGTRVKLRLTGSGENETLLQQQLEEEIQKLLPLIKDNVIATSEDKIEKILAEILTERQLTVSTAESCTGGELAKMITSISGSSKYYLGGIVAYATEKKIGILKVKKETVDEFTVVSEQVASEMAEGCQQLFGTHISLSTTGVAGPGKGEDGKDVGTVFYTIRIGEKEMTSKLYMPHLERLDFMNFVSQKIIQDLVGVLINN